The region CGCATACAGGAGGTCGCCCACCGTCATCGATTCCCCGGCATACAATCCGATTTCCGACTCCCCCGCCCCGGCCGCGTGCGCAGAGATCACGACCCGATCGGCCAGGTCGGCGTTCTCAAACACCACAATCGCCGTCATCATCTTGGTGGTCGACGCCATAGGTCGCTGCGCATCGGGGTCTTTTGAGGCGAGCATTTGATCGAACGTGTCGTCGTAGACCAGCCAGGTGGCCGCCGAGATCGAGGGTGGCTGAGGGACCGGTAATCCTTCGAGGGGAATGGGGATCTGCGCGACGGTCGCCGCTCCGACGATCGGGGCGAAAAGTACTGAGACCAGCACCACGGCTATGGCAAGCAACCGACTCATCGGTCAAGGATGGTGGCAAGTTCCTCGCGCAGAAGATGCATTGTCGTCGTCGCGAACGCCCTGGCGAGGATCGCCATTCGGTCGGCGACGTTCTGGTGAGCTTCAGGACTGGCCGTGCGCATGAGCGGAGCGATGAGTTGTTGCACCAGGTCCGCCTGGCGATCCGCCGTCAACCGCAGTGTCCGTATGTGACGGGACTCCAACCCAAGATCCAGTAGCAGACGAGATTGTCTCGCCACCGCCAGAGCATCTGGACCGAAGAGGCCGCCTTTGGTTCGTCGCAGAACGCCGTGGCCCTCGAGTTCGGCGACTTCGGCACTCGAGAGGCCGGATCTTCTTACGAGTTCATCCTCCGTCACCGGTTCGTCCTCGCTGAAGAACTCAGCGGTCGGGGTTTCATCGTCGTCCCAGGACGTGATCCCGTGCTCCCAGTCCGCCAACCGGGATTTGATGACCTTGAGGGGGAGGAAGTGGTCTCGCTGCTGCTCGAGGATAAAGCCGAGTCGCTCCAGGTCTTCCTCAAAGAACTGGCGGTACCCGGAGGCGGACCGCGTCGGCGCGATCAGCCCCTGATTCTCAAGAAACCGTACTTTCGAGACCGAGATCTCCGGGAAATCATCCTTGAGGAGGTTGATTACTTCGCCAATGGATAGCGGTCCGGCGTCAGGCATCACCAAGCGCCACTATCAGATGGAACTTCCCGACAATGACTTCATCCCCCGCCTGGAGCGGAGCACGTTCGACGCCCACATCACGCACATAGGTTCCGTTCGTGGAACCAGAGTCTTCAACGATGAGTCCAGTTTCCGAAAGCATAAAACGACAATGATGGCGACTTACCGTGATGTCGTCCAGAAAGATGTCGCTATTTGGGTGTCGACCAACCGTGGTCGTGCCCTGGTTGAGGATATAGGTCAACCCGGCTCGCGGACCCCGTTCAACGACGAGCGCATATCCCGGTACGCCATCGACATGGGCCGCTTCCTCAGCCGACAGAGCCGGATGTTGGCCCGGCGTGACCGGGACAAAAATGACGGTTGGTTCAACGTCTCCCTCGACGGCGCACGTCGGGCATTCCGAGGATTCCTCGGGCAACTCGTTATGGCAGGTGGGACACGTCATACGACTCATGGTAGCTATCTATAACTCCGCTACCAGAGCGCCGTAGGCTTGACTGTCGATGAGTACCGAAAGATCGGCGCCGTCGGAAGGAGTCAGCTTAACGATCCAACCGGCTCCGTATGGATCGCTGTTCACGAGTTCGGGTTGATCGTCGAGCGATGTGTTGACGGCGACTACTTTGCCCGATACCGGTGAGTACACCTCACCGACCGACTTCGTGGATTCGACCTCGGCGAGGGTCTCGCCGGCCGTCACGTCCGCACCAAGGTCAGGTAGATCAACATATACGATGTCGCCCAACGCGTCCTGAGCAAAATCACTGATTCCGACGGTCAGTACACCATCATCGCCACGCACGATCCACTCGTGCGCCGCGGTATACAGACGATCTTCAGGAATGTTCATGGCGGTCCTTCTCTTCGGTTGCTTGGGAGCTTAACGATTTTCTGGCAGCGAGGCGCACATCTGCGCCGTACAAAACTGCCACGGCCCAGTAAAGACCTAACCCGACGATGCCTGCCAGGCCGGCCAGCGGCTGCAAGACCTGGTCGAGAAACCCGGCCTCGGCCACATAGTACGCAGGAATGGAGCCGTACAACAGGAACGTGGCAAGTTTCCCGATCCACCGAACATCGATCGTGTCATGGTGAACCAGCAACAACCAGACGGCAAGTACGGCCACGATGCTCTCCCTCACCAGGAGACCACCGACGAACCAGCCGGGGAGAATACCGGCGATCCACCCGGCGACCACCGCGGCGACGATCGCCAGTCGGTCGGCGATCGGGTCGAGCATTTTGCCGAGCTTCGAAACCTGGCCCAACCGTCTGGCGAGATAACCGTCCAGCCAGTCGGTGCTGCCGATTGCCAGAAGCAGAAACCCGGCCGCGATCAGTTCGTCGGCGCCCAGCAACAACCACACAAAATAGGGCACCGCCAGAATGCGGGCAAAGGAGATTACGTTGGGGAATGTCAGGACCCGGTCCTCGCCCCCCCGCCGATCAGCCAGCAGACGACTCCACAAGGTGGCATGCCACAAAATGACGGTTTCCCTTGTCCTCAAGATCAGGGTGGTCGTGAGTGCGACAGAAATCCGTTGCCATCGGGCAGCGGTCGACAAAACGACAAACCGGCGGTGGATTGATCGCCTTGGCAATTCCACCCTTGATGAGAACGTCGGGTCGCTTATAGGCGGGATCTGGCACCGGCACTGCCGACAGCAACGCTTTCGTGTACGGGTGTAAGGGATTCGACAACAGCTCTTCGGTGTCGGTGATCTCGACGATCTTGCCGAGATACATCACCGCGATTCGATCACACATGTATCGGGCCACCGCCAGGTCATGGGTGATGTACAGATAGGACACACCGAACTCTTCAGCGAGGGACAGCATAAGGTCCATGATGGAGATCCGGATCGAAACGTCAAGCATCGATGTTGGTTCATCCGCCACGACGAACGACGGGTCAAGTACCAACGCTCGAGCAATGGCGACCCGCTGGCGTTGCCCACCGGAAAGCTCGTGCGGGTACCTGAACATAAACGTGTCGGCTGGGGACAGTCCCACGAGGTCGAGCAGCTTGGCAACCCGCACCTCACGTTCCAGAACGCTCCCAACCCGTTGGACAGTCAGTGGCTCAGCTACGGTGTCGTACACGGTTCGGCGGGGGTTCAGCGACTCGAAGGGGTCCTGGAATATCATCTGAACCCGTCGCCGGAAACGCAACATGTCACGCTTGTCGATGGCTGCGATGTCGAGCATCTCGTCGCCGTCTTGCAGCAAGATCGAGCCGGCAGTGGGTTCCATAAGCCGGACCAACATGCGGCCGGTCGTCGACTTGCCGCAGCCTGACTCCCCGACCAACCCGAGGGACTCCCCCGGGGCGATCTCAAAGTTGATGCCGTCAACCGCATGGACATAAGCCTCCGGTGCACGAAAACGGCTCGAGCCGATCGGGAACAGCTTCTGGAGACCCTCGACCTTGACGAGCGGCCGGGTCGAAGCTGGTGCTTGCACGTCGGTCATTTTCGCAGCCCTTCACTCAACGGTGGTACGGATTCCCAGTTCCAACAGGCCACCCGGTGCCCTCCGCCAATCTCAGCGAGCGGCGGCTCCTCGGTGCGGCACTGGTCAGTCACGAACGGACAGCGCGGATGAAACCTGCATCCCGGCGGAGGATCGAGCAGATTCGGCGGCTCGCCTTCGAGAGGAGCAAGCTTGCGACGAGGCCCGGTGATGGAAGGGGTTGAAGACAGCAACAAGAATGCGTACGGATGCTTGGGATTGTGGAATACATCGATGGTCGGACCGGTCTCAACCATCTTGCCGGCGTACATGACGCCCATCCGGTCGGTGACCTCCGCAATGACGGCAATGTCATGCGAGATATAGATGATGCTCATCCCGAGATCGTGCTGAATCTTCTTTAGCTCGGTAAGAATCTGGTCCTGGACGATAACGTCAAGCGCGGTGGTCGGTTCGTCGGCAATGATGATCTGCGGATCACAGGAGAGCGCCATGGCGATAATGGCTCGCTGGCGCATCCCCCCGGAGAACTCGTGCGGATAGCGGTCCATCATCTGGGGATCAAGACCGACCATTTCGAACAGAGACGCAATTCGCTCCCGACTCTCGGTGTGCGAAAGCTGGGGCCGGATATGCAGATCCATCGCTTCTTTGATCTGTGCACCCACGCGGTGCACCGGGTTCCAGGCGTTCAT is a window of Acidimicrobiia bacterium DNA encoding:
- a CDS encoding FHA domain-containing protein — translated: MTCPTCHNELPEESSECPTCAVEGDVEPTVIFVPVTPGQHPALSAEEAAHVDGVPGYALVVERGPRAGLTYILNQGTTTVGRHPNSDIFLDDITVSRHHCRFMLSETGLIVEDSGSTNGTYVRDVGVERAPLQAGDEVIVGKFHLIVALGDA
- a CDS encoding ABC transporter ATP-binding protein; amino-acid sequence: MTDVQAPASTRPLVKVEGLQKLFPIGSSRFRAPEAYVHAVDGINFEIAPGESLGLVGESGCGKSTTGRMLVRLMEPTAGSILLQDGDEMLDIAAIDKRDMLRFRRRVQMIFQDPFESLNPRRTVYDTVAEPLTVQRVGSVLEREVRVAKLLDLVGLSPADTFMFRYPHELSGGQRQRVAIARALVLDPSFVVADEPTSMLDVSIRISIMDLMLSLAEEFGVSYLYITHDLAVARYMCDRIAVMYLGKIVEITDTEELLSNPLHPYTKALLSAVPVPDPAYKRPDVLIKGGIAKAINPPPVCRFVDRCPMATDFCRTHDHPDLEDKGNRHFVACHLVESSAG
- a CDS encoding MerR family DNA-binding transcriptional regulator, yielding MPDAGPLSIGEVINLLKDDFPEISVSKVRFLENQGLIAPTRSASGYRQFFEEDLERLGFILEQQRDHFLPLKVIKSRLADWEHGITSWDDDETPTAEFFSEDEPVTEDELVRRSGLSSAEVAELEGHGVLRRTKGGLFGPDALAVARQSRLLLDLGLESRHIRTLRLTADRQADLVQQLIAPLMRTASPEAHQNVADRMAILARAFATTTMHLLREELATILDR
- a CDS encoding ABC transporter ATP-binding protein; translated protein: MHYRTEKGDVSAIENVSFSLKSGESFGLVGESGCGKTSMAMALLQLQAENATFKGGEIVLNGEDMLKMTPAEVRSHRWSDISMVFQGAMNAWNPVHRVGAQIKEAMDLHIRPQLSHTESRERIASLFEMVGLDPQMMDRYPHEFSGGMRQRAIIAMALSCDPQIIIADEPTTALDVIVQDQILTELKKIQHDLGMSIIYISHDIAVIAEVTDRMGVMYAGKMVETGPTIDVFHNPKHPYAFLLLSSTPSITGPRRKLAPLEGEPPNLLDPPPGCRFHPRCPFVTDQCRTEEPPLAEIGGGHRVACWNWESVPPLSEGLRK
- a CDS encoding CDP-alcohol phosphatidyltransferase family protein, which codes for MWSRLLADRRGGEDRVLTFPNVISFARILAVPYFVWLLLGADELIAAGFLLLAIGSTDWLDGYLARRLGQVSKLGKMLDPIADRLAIVAAVVAGWIAGILPGWFVGGLLVRESIVAVLAVWLLLVHHDTIDVRWIGKLATFLLYGSIPAYYVAEAGFLDQVLQPLAGLAGIVGLGLYWAVAVLYGADVRLAARKSLSSQATEEKDRHEHS
- the gcvH gene encoding glycine cleavage system protein GcvH — protein: MNIPEDRLYTAAHEWIVRGDDGVLTVGISDFAQDALGDIVYVDLPDLGADVTAGETLAEVESTKSVGEVYSPVSGKVVAVNTSLDDQPELVNSDPYGAGWIVKLTPSDGADLSVLIDSQAYGALVAEL